The Petrotoga miotherma DSM 10691 genome segment CTTACATCATTTAAAGTTGGAGCCCACATTCCATAAAGAATAACATTCTCTGCTAAAGGATTTTTCCCAAAGTCCGCTGGCCAACCTGGAGGAGCTCCTACTAACAAGTCAGGAGTGAAATTCACTTCTTTTGCCTGCGCAACAATTGGTATGGCATCGGCATCGTATCCTGCCCAAACAAAAAGGTCCGGATCAAAAGCCATCGCCTGATTCAACATTGCCCTATAATCTCCCCCTCCAAGGGCGGCACTTTTGAATGAAGCTCCTTCAAATTCATCCATTATTCCTTGCCATGGACCTTCTCCTTTTTTTGCTAACTCATAAAGATCTAAATAAGCTGTATATGAGTCAGTGCCGAAGGCTCCTTCTTCATACGCCAAAAAGACTTTTTTAATATCAACATTTGGATATGCCTGAACTATTTCTCTCCAACCTATTCCATAACCTTCTCCTTGTTGATAATCCCAAGGATGAAGATGGAAATACCAATCTGCATCTGGGCCCATCGCTAATTCAACTTGATGGGAAGCCGCACCTGCCCAAACAGTTATCTTTTGGTATTTTTTAAGAATAGGTACTTGCGCTAAATGTACACCACTAGCCATTCCACCAACAAAAAAATCCACTTTTTCAACGGTTGCTAATCTCTCGATCGCTGCAGCACCTTTTGCTGGATTTAACTCTGAATCTATAACTATAAGTTCCAGCGGTCTACCCAAAACTCCACCGGCGTCGTTAATCTCTTTAACTGCCAACCTCATAGCCTTTGTACTTTGGTTGCCGGTTATATCTCCCAAAGGATTTACAGCTCCGATTTTAATAGGATCTACTGCAAACGCCAACGAAAATACGACAACAAAAAAAAGAACCAAACCTATGTTTCTTTTCACCTTTCTCACCTCCATATATTTTTTACCACTAAAGCTGTTCCCATTCCTCCACCAATGCAAAGTGATGCCAGACCAAATTCGCTATTTCGTTTTTTCATCTCGTAAAGAAGTGTAACAACTATCCTATTCCCGGATGCTCCAATAGGATGACCCAAGGCAATTGCACCACCATTCACATTGGTTCTTTCAAGAAACCAACTTTTAGATTTACCGGCAATATCTCCTAATTCTGTTATAACCCCTAAAGACTGTGCGGCAAAAGCTTCGTTTAGTTCGATTAATTCCATATCTGTTATATCCATTTTGATCTTTTCTAAAAGGCCTTTTACTGCCGGAACTGGACCTAAACCCATGTAAGCAGGGTCTACAGCCGCCTGATTGTAACCAACTAATTCTGCTATTGGTTTTAACCCGTATTTTTCAACAGCCCTTTCTGAAGCTAATAAAACCGCACTTGCACCATCGTTTATTCCCGAAGCATTTCCAGCTGTTACGGTTCCATCTTTTACAAAAGCAGGTTTAAGACTGGCTAGTTTTTCTTTCGTTGTATCAAATCTTGGATGTTCGTCTTGATCAAAAAGAACCGTTTCTTTTTTTCTTTTTACTTCGATTGGTATTATTTCATCTTTAAATTTTCCTGATTCTATAGCTTCTTTAGCTCTCATTTGGCTCGTATAAGCAAAATCATCTTGCTCTTCACGAGAAATATTGTGTTTTTTGGCGATGTTTTCTGCAGTTACCCCCATATGGTAGTTATTAAAAACATCGGTGAGCCCGTCTAATATCATATGATCTTGAACTTCAAATGATCCAAATTTGCTTCCAAATCTAGTCTTGGATGACAAAAGGTAAGGAGCGGTTGACATACTCTCCATGCCTGCCGCCACAACAAGGTCGGCGTCGCCTGTTTTAATATCCGTAGCACCGATCATTATGCTTTTCATACCGCTTCCACATAACATATTAACTGCGTAGCCTGGCTTGTCTTCTGGAATCCCTGCATATATGGAAACTTGTCTTCCCGGGCCCATGCCTTGACCCGCCATCAAAACATTGCCAACAATGACCTCATCAACATTTTCTGAATTTACTTGAGCTTCTTGTAGCACCCCTTTCACAACTTCTGCTCCCAATTTGGTTGCAGGAATATCTTTAAGTGTTCCACCAAAAGTACCAATGGCTGTTCTTTTTGCAGATATTATATAAACTTTATTCATTGTTTCTACCTCCTGTATAGTCTTATTACTGTTTGGTTCTACCTTAACCATTATCCTATCCGGATGAAGAGGGGAGGTTCCAAGTGTCTAAGTTTTATATCAACCCCATCTTTATTGCTTCCTGTTCTAATTCCTTTCTAAAATCTGGATGAGATATTGAAATTAATTTCTTAGCCCTTTCACCTGCGCTTCTACCTCTCAAATGAGCTACTCCCCATTCTGTTACAACATAATCCAAATCCTGCCTTGGAACAGTAACTGGAGCTCCCAGTGGAAGTAGTGGCACTATCGTTGAAATGGTGCCTTTTTTTGCCGTGGATCGTAGGGCTATGATACCTTTCCCATTTTTGCTTTTTATAGCCCCTCTATGCGTGTCCAACTGGCCTCCTGTTCCAGAAAACTGTTTGGTCCCTATTGCTTCTGAAACAACTTGTCCCGTCAAATCTAGTGAAATTGCTGTGTTTAAGCTTACCATTTTGTCATTCTGACAGACAAAGTAAGGATCATTAACAAATCTCCCTCTGAGCTCAAGAATACCAGGATTATCGTCGACAAAGTCATACATTCTCTTTGTGCCTAGAGCAAAAGCTATTACAAATTTCCCTTTCCAAAGGGTCTTCCTCATATTTGTTATTACGCCTTTTTCAAAGAGATCTATCATTGATTCTGTAAGCATTTCAGTGTGAATCCCCAAATCTTTTTTTGTCTCAAGTAATTTTGCCACCGCATTGGGTATTCCACCTATCCCTATCTGTAAGGTTGAACCGTCTTCTATGATGTCTGCTATGTACTGAGCAATCTTATTTTCTTCTTCTTTTGGTTCTGAAATAGGTATTTCAGGAATTTCCCAATTCGACTCAACAACAACATTTACATTGTTTATATGCCATTCGGTGTCCCCATGCACATATGGCATTTTTTCATTGACCTCCATTATAACTATATCCGCATTTTCTGCTAAATCTTTTTCATACACATTAGAGATACCTAAATTAAAGTATCCTGTTTTTTCTTGCATAGGGGTCGAAGTTCCCCAAAATACCAAGGTATTTCCTTCCTCTTTTTCAGCCATAACCTTGTCTAATCCTGCCATATGAAGATTATTGGGTATATAATCCAATATTTTTAATTTATCTTCATGCTTGGATTTTCTCGTAGGTTCTGAATAGAACCATGTTTGTAACTCAAAAATACCTTCATATTCTTTGTTCAAAAAGAACTCATAATATCCCATATCTAAACAAGTTATTACTTTTATTTTTTCAAAATGATCTTTAAATTTATGGATATTTTTTAAAAAGCCTTGGCCCTCAGCTGCAGCCATACTCACAACCACCGAAACTCTTTTCGGCAGGCTTAATATCGCATCATCAATTGACATTAATTTTTGCTTATATTTTTCTTTCCACATTCTGAAAGTACCTCCTAAATCATAAATTTTATACTGTCGGACTCCAGACTATATCCTTTTTAAAAATAAATTTATTTCTCAAATATCTATAAAAATTAAAGAACGGTTCCCCCGTTTACATCCAAAATGTGACCAGTTACATAAGAAGCCTCATCAGAAGCTAAAAATAATACTGCATTCGCCACTTCTTCTGGTTCTCCCATTCTCCCTAAAGTTATCTTTGATTTTATGCTTTCTAATACCTTTTCTGGAATTTTTTCTGTCATTGGAGTTTTAATGAATCCAGGAGCAACCGCGTTAACCCTAATATTCGCACCTTTCCTTGCAAATTCCTTAGCCCAAGTATAGGTCATAGATATAACTCCACCTTTTGAAGCTGCATAGTTAGTTTGACCAACATTCCCTCTTTCACCCACGATTGAAGATATATTCACTATACTTCCCTTTCCATTTTCTAACATAAGATTTGAAACAAATTGTGTCATATTGAAAACACCTTTCAAATTTACTTCAATGACCTTATCCCAATCTTCTTCTTGCATTTTCCCTATCAAAGCGTCCTTGGTTATACCAGCATTGTTAACAAGTACATCGATTCTTCCAAACTCTTCTTTTACTTTTTTTACAAATTCTTCTATAGCAGGTCTATCAGTTACGTTCAATAGATAACCTCTAACATTCTCTCCCAATTGATTCTGCAACTGAGAAAGAATTTCTTGGTTCATGTCTAAAGCAAAAACAATCTTTGCTCCTTCTTCAGCAAATTTCTCAACGATACTTTTCCCTATTCCTCTGCCTCCTCCTGTAACTACACAAACTTTGTCTTTCATTCTATCCATTAATATTCCACCTCACTTAAGTGATATTTTTCTATTTAACCCCACTTTACAGTGGTTGCGGCCCAAACAAAACCTATACCTGCTCCCACCATAACAACGATGTCACCAAGGTTGAGTTTCCCTTCCTTTAAAGCCAACTTCATAGAGAGCACCTGGTCGTTTTGTCCAATATGACCGTAATTTTCAAGATAAGTTGTTTGTTCTTCTTTCAAGCCCAATTCTTCCAAAACAGCCTCATGAGCAGATCTCTTAAAGTGAAGAATGGCTAGGTATCCAATATCTTTTTCACTATATCCAGACTTTTTTAAAGAATCTCTGATTACTCCATAAAAGTTCGGCATAGTTTTTTCACTCAAATTTGCTTTAAATTTTTCGGAGTCTCTTACAGTAAAGTAATACTTATTTGCGTCTTCTGGCTTCATTGGCCATTTTTTGGTTCCTCCTACTTCTATTACACATTGCTCTGAAAAAGAACCATCCCCTCTAAAAGCGGATCCCAAAATCAAATTCTTGTTTAAATTCTTTCTTAATATCAAAGCTGCCCCTCCAGCTCCAATATCGAACATAAAAGAGGTTTCTGGAACTTCATAATTGATCAGATCACCATTTCTGTAACCACTTACAAGTAATACGGTGTTCAAATTATCATTATTCATCATAAGGGATTTTGCTGTCTCCATTCCCACCATCATCGATCCACACATTGCCTCCATATCAAATCCCCATGCACGAGTGGCTCCAATCTCATGAGCGACTTTTAGGCTGGCAAGCCAGCATGGATAATCTTTGTGTTGGCCACCATTCCATATGACTAAATCTATATCTTTTGGATCTATACCTGCGTCTTTGATAGCCTCTTTAGCTGCTTGAATGCCCATATAACTTGTTGTATCTTCAGGACCAGGGATGGGTTTTTTTAAAATACCAAACTTTTCTTCTATAACCCATTGTGGAATATTAGTTCTCTTAGCTATCTCCTCGGCATAAATGTAATTGTCAGGTATGTAAACCCCTAACCCCATTATTCCTACATTCATTCCATTTCCTCCTTTAAAATCTAACATTTAGTACCTTTAGAAACTCTAAACTTGCTTTTGCGGCCTGTTACTTTTTTAAAATCAAAATCTTATTTTTGAAATTATTTTATTTTTAAGTCTCCAAATATAACATATGAATCATTTCTCACATAATTTAAAAATTTTTTACAACTTTTATCAATTGATGTAGATCATCTACTAACGGGGAGTGCCCACAATTTTTTAAATAAATTAGTTTGGCGTTTTCTCCTATATCGTTTTGTATATCAAGAGCCATTTGTTCTGGAACTACTAAATCATTTTCTCCCCACAATATCAAAGTAGGGCATTTTATACTTTTGGCTCTACCATCACCTTGCTTTATCCCGTTATAATCATCACTTATATTGAAAGTTGCCAAAGCATAATCCACATCAACCAAATTCCTCTGGGTTAACATATCATCCAAATATTCTTCGTATTTTTGGGGTTCTGGCTTATTATGTGTATAAATAGTTGCTTCCCAAACTATTTTAAGAAAATCTTTGTCCTTATTGTTATATGCATTCAAAATGGGAACTACCTGAACAGGATCTTGAGCTATTTCTTCTTTAGTTTTCAAAAATTCACCTTTTATCGGCTTACCTTTTTCATCTTTTTTCAATATAGGATAACCTCTTGTTCCAACGGATTCCATTAGTATTAATTTACCAACATAGCTTGGATAATCCGCGACAAAAATCATGCAAACTCCCCCGCCTGTTGACCATCCCATAAGATCAAATTTTGACAAGCCCAATTTATCTACGAATAATTTTAAGTCCTCCTTAAAATCATCAAGAGAGTCGATAGGATTGTTATAAGTTGAGATACCAAATCCTCTTAGATCAGGGGCATAAATAGTGTAATCTGAATCAAAA includes the following:
- a CDS encoding acetyl-CoA C-acetyltransferase; translation: MNKVYIISAKRTAIGTFGGTLKDIPATKLGAEVVKGVLQEAQVNSENVDEVIVGNVLMAGQGMGPGRQVSIYAGIPEDKPGYAVNMLCGSGMKSIMIGATDIKTGDADLVVAAGMESMSTAPYLLSSKTRFGSKFGSFEVQDHMILDGLTDVFNNYHMGVTAENIAKKHNISREEQDDFAYTSQMRAKEAIESGKFKDEIIPIEVKRKKETVLFDQDEHPRFDTTKEKLASLKPAFVKDGTVTAGNASGINDGASAVLLASERAVEKYGLKPIAELVGYNQAAVDPAYMGLGPVPAVKGLLEKIKMDITDMELIELNEAFAAQSLGVITELGDIAGKSKSWFLERTNVNGGAIALGHPIGASGNRIVVTLLYEMKKRNSEFGLASLCIGGGMGTALVVKNIWR
- the fabG gene encoding 3-oxoacyl-[acyl-carrier-protein] reductase, with translation MDRMKDKVCVVTGGGRGIGKSIVEKFAEEGAKIVFALDMNQEILSQLQNQLGENVRGYLLNVTDRPAIEEFVKKVKEEFGRIDVLVNNAGITKDALIGKMQEEDWDKVIEVNLKGVFNMTQFVSNLMLENGKGSIVNISSIVGERGNVGQTNYAASKGGVISMTYTWAKEFARKGANIRVNAVAPGFIKTPMTEKIPEKVLESIKSKITLGRMGEPEEVANAVLFLASDEASYVTGHILDVNGGTVL
- a CDS encoding acetyl-CoA hydrolase/transferase family protein → MWKEKYKQKLMSIDDAILSLPKRVSVVVSMAAAEGQGFLKNIHKFKDHFEKIKVITCLDMGYYEFFLNKEYEGIFELQTWFYSEPTRKSKHEDKLKILDYIPNNLHMAGLDKVMAEKEEGNTLVFWGTSTPMQEKTGYFNLGISNVYEKDLAENADIVIMEVNEKMPYVHGDTEWHINNVNVVVESNWEIPEIPISEPKEEENKIAQYIADIIEDGSTLQIGIGGIPNAVAKLLETKKDLGIHTEMLTESMIDLFEKGVITNMRKTLWKGKFVIAFALGTKRMYDFVDDNPGILELRGRFVNDPYFVCQNDKMVSLNTAISLDLTGQVVSEAIGTKQFSGTGGQLDTHRGAIKSKNGKGIIALRSTAKKGTISTIVPLLPLGAPVTVPRQDLDYVVTEWGVAHLRGRSAGERAKKLISISHPDFRKELEQEAIKMGLI
- a CDS encoding 3-oxoacyl-ACP synthase, producing the protein MNVGIMGLGVYIPDNYIYAEEIAKRTNIPQWVIEEKFGILKKPIPGPEDTTSYMGIQAAKEAIKDAGIDPKDIDLVIWNGGQHKDYPCWLASLKVAHEIGATRAWGFDMEAMCGSMMVGMETAKSLMMNNDNLNTVLLVSGYRNGDLINYEVPETSFMFDIGAGGAALILRKNLNKNLILGSAFRGDGSFSEQCVIEVGGTKKWPMKPEDANKYYFTVRDSEKFKANLSEKTMPNFYGVIRDSLKKSGYSEKDIGYLAILHFKRSAHEAVLEELGLKEEQTTYLENYGHIGQNDQVLSMKLALKEGKLNLGDIVVMVGAGIGFVWAATTVKWG
- a CDS encoding alpha/beta fold hydrolase, producing MDILLKKIELPNGETLGYRYKQGGGKTLLLIHGNMTSSKHWDVFMEAFDSDYTIYAPDLRGFGISTYNNPIDSLDDFKEDLKLFVDKLGLSKFDLMGWSTGGGVCMIFVADYPSYVGKLILMESVGTRGYPILKKDEKGKPIKGEFLKTKEEIAQDPVQVVPILNAYNNKDKDFLKIVWEATIYTHNKPEPQKYEEYLDDMLTQRNLVDVDYALATFNISDDYNGIKQGDGRAKSIKCPTLILWGENDLVVPEQMALDIQNDIGENAKLIYLKNCGHSPLVDDLHQLIKVVKNF
- a CDS encoding ABC transporter substrate-binding protein — translated: MKRNIGLVLFFVVVFSLAFAVDPIKIGAVNPLGDITGNQSTKAMRLAVKEINDAGGVLGRPLELIVIDSELNPAKGAAAIERLATVEKVDFFVGGMASGVHLAQVPILKKYQKITVWAGAASHQVELAMGPDADWYFHLHPWDYQQGEGYGIGWREIVQAYPNVDIKKVFLAYEEGAFGTDSYTAYLDLYELAKKGEGPWQGIMDEFEGASFKSAALGGGDYRAMLNQAMAFDPDLFVWAGYDADAIPIVAQAKEVNFTPDLLVGAPPGWPADFGKNPLAENVILYGMWAPTLNDVSPVAKHFYDAYVEMWNEEPATYFAPLGYTNIYFLVEGIKKAGTMDKEAIISALRTIEYESPLGEVLKIEPSRIIPNQGFKYQKILQWQNGRQEVIWPLDLATAKLAYPFTFGK